In one bacterium genomic region, the following are encoded:
- a CDS encoding 2-hydroxyacyl-CoA dehydratase, whose product MRRVGFTTTIPVEIIFAAGAVPVDLNNIFITHPARREMVQKADLDGYPRNICWWIKGIYGVVLKEGIKEVIAVMQGDCSNTHALAETLMERGVRVIPFSYPYDRDKNLLRREMEHLAEALGVKSWEDIVEWKRRLDEIRRLAHEIDRLTWEENKVTGFENHLYLVSTSDFEGNPDEFEGKLMGFIEQAKKRPPLNKKIRLAYIGVPPIFGDIYDIIEEYGARVVFNEVQRQFSMPFRTDDIVEQYRLYTYPYAVFERIKDIKEQIKLRGVHGVIHYTEQFCFRQIEDMIFRKALSIPYIHIEGGESFNTDARTKMRLQAFIEMVKSTA is encoded by the coding sequence ATGAGACGAGTGGGATTCACAACAACGATACCAGTTGAGATTATATTTGCTGCGGGTGCGGTTCCTGTTGACCTGAACAACATATTCATAACTCATCCAGCACGCAGGGAAATGGTCCAGAAAGCTGACCTTGACGGCTATCCAAGAAATATATGCTGGTGGATTAAGGGTATATACGGTGTGGTCCTAAAAGAGGGCATAAAGGAAGTAATAGCCGTAATGCAAGGTGACTGTTCAAATACACACGCTCTTGCCGAAACACTAATGGAGAGGGGAGTCAGAGTAATACCATTCTCGTATCCATACGACAGGGATAAAAATTTGCTCAGGCGTGAGATGGAACACCTCGCAGAAGCGTTAGGCGTGAAAAGCTGGGAAGACATAGTGGAATGGAAACGACGGCTCGATGAAATTCGTAGGCTTGCTCACGAGATAGACAGGCTAACTTGGGAGGAGAATAAGGTTACTGGATTTGAGAATCACCTTTACCTCGTCTCAACGAGCGACTTCGAGGGCAATCCAGATGAGTTCGAAGGAAAACTCATGGGCTTCATCGAGCAAGCGAAAAAACGACCACCGCTAAATAAGAAGATAAGATTAGCTTACATAGGTGTTCCCCCTATATTCGGCGACATCTACGACATAATCGAGGAATACGGCGCAAGGGTGGTATTCAACGAGGTGCAAAGGCAATTTTCCATGCCATTTAGGACTGATGACATAGTGGAACAATACCGTTTGTACACATACCCATACGCAGTTTTCGAGCGCATTAAGGACATAAAGGAACAAATAAAACTTCGAGGGGTGCATGGTGTTATCCACTACACGGAGCAATTCTGCTTCAGGCAAATAGAGGACATGATTTTCAGAAAAGCTCTAAGCATACCTTACATTCACATCGAAGGCGGGGAAAGTTTCAACACCGACGCAAGAACCAAAATGAGACTTCAAGCATTTATCGAAATGGTGAAATCAACCGCTTAA
- a CDS encoding DUF1926 domain-containing protein yields MTAKINFILAFHIHQPVGNFEHILMHATKTSYKPLFTKLYKHPNIKFVLHISGPVWEYFQEKEPELIEKIALMVSRGQCELMGGGFYEPILTVIPTEDALAQINLANDFFEKEFGIKPSGIWLAERVWEPNIPSILAKAGVKYTMIDDYHLKSVGIVGRELFGYFTTDDRGNTITIFPINEKLRYTMPFLRVEETIEYLRNIADESGENLIVSADDGEKYGFWPKTYKWVWKQGWMEKFLTALENNSSWIKTTTPSEALKNLPPKGRVYLPTCSYFEMSEWTLPPRLAREFHKLIEELKAQNKFDEMQPFLKGGFWRNFLAKYHESNWMHKRMIWVSSLLRKYSKEGHPISNARRALFKSQCNCAYWHGVFGGLYLPHLRRAVWKNLIEAEDEIRKKAKLSPIIKIDLDADMREEIRLATNKLSIWVAPHRGGVIEEITFYPAKLNLVDTLSRREESYHDMLLRAEQSPTSKKHPTIYHNVSAKEKGLTQRIIYDWYIRRFAHEHFIERNINASEFEKLQYNELGDFVDGEFELVAERHSKNYAMVILKRDGNILKESSRLPVEMIKVIEIADDTLSIAYEMEGDCEPTKVTFALETHFALHSSGSERIKVKFPENSPKEYTAGRHLTIPNVNEFEIKDELYRFTIRAKTPSDRLFMFPIKTISKSEGGFERLYQETAFVHVNDFVLSRGKKINIIFEWKFESI; encoded by the coding sequence ATGACTGCAAAAATAAATTTCATACTCGCTTTCCACATTCATCAGCCTGTAGGCAATTTCGAACACATATTAATGCATGCGACAAAAACCTCGTATAAACCACTTTTCACAAAACTTTACAAACACCCAAATATAAAATTTGTGCTTCATATAAGCGGACCAGTATGGGAATACTTCCAGGAAAAAGAACCTGAACTTATAGAGAAAATCGCCTTAATGGTTTCACGGGGACAGTGCGAGCTTATGGGCGGAGGTTTTTACGAACCCATACTCACCGTAATACCCACTGAAGACGCTCTGGCACAAATAAATTTGGCGAACGATTTCTTCGAAAAAGAATTCGGCATAAAACCCTCGGGAATATGGCTTGCGGAAAGAGTCTGGGAACCTAATATTCCTTCAATACTCGCCAAAGCCGGCGTTAAATACACTATGATAGACGATTATCACCTCAAGTCCGTGGGTATCGTTGGCAGAGAACTTTTTGGTTACTTCACCACGGATGATCGCGGAAACACAATCACCATTTTCCCCATAAACGAAAAATTGCGATACACTATGCCTTTCTTAAGAGTGGAGGAAACCATTGAATACCTGCGCAACATCGCCGACGAATCGGGCGAAAATCTTATCGTCTCAGCCGATGACGGAGAAAAATACGGATTCTGGCCAAAGACATATAAGTGGGTATGGAAACAGGGCTGGATGGAAAAATTTCTGACTGCATTGGAGAACAATTCATCATGGATAAAAACAACAACGCCATCCGAGGCTCTAAAAAATCTCCCCCCAAAAGGTAGAGTATATCTGCCGACATGTTCTTATTTTGAGATGAGCGAATGGACACTACCGCCAAGACTTGCCAGAGAATTCCACAAACTAATAGAAGAGCTAAAAGCACAAAATAAATTCGACGAAATGCAACCGTTCCTTAAGGGCGGATTCTGGCGAAATTTCCTCGCCAAATACCACGAATCGAACTGGATGCATAAACGAATGATATGGGTATCCTCGCTGCTTCGAAAATACAGCAAAGAAGGCCATCCAATCAGCAATGCTCGAAGAGCGCTTTTTAAATCGCAGTGTAATTGCGCTTACTGGCACGGCGTATTCGGTGGACTATATTTGCCCCATCTGCGCCGAGCCGTGTGGAAAAATTTAATAGAAGCTGAAGACGAAATAAGGAAAAAAGCTAAACTATCTCCGATAATAAAAATTGACCTCGACGCTGACATGCGCGAAGAAATCAGACTGGCCACGAATAAACTATCAATATGGGTCGCACCCCACAGAGGCGGAGTTATAGAAGAAATAACTTTTTACCCTGCCAAACTGAATTTGGTGGATACCCTCTCCAGACGGGAGGAAAGCTATCATGATATGCTTCTCAGGGCTGAGCAAAGCCCAACGAGTAAGAAACATCCAACGATATACCACAATGTGTCTGCTAAGGAAAAAGGATTAACCCAAAGAATAATCTACGACTGGTATATACGGCGATTCGCACATGAACACTTCATCGAGAGAAACATCAACGCTTCGGAATTCGAGAAATTACAATATAACGAGCTTGGCGATTTTGTAGATGGTGAGTTCGAGCTGGTAGCCGAGAGACATTCGAAAAACTACGCGATGGTTATCCTGAAAAGAGATGGCAACATACTAAAAGAAAGTTCAAGGTTGCCCGTCGAGATGATAAAAGTAATAGAAATAGCGGACGACACACTGAGCATAGCATACGAAATGGAAGGTGATTGCGAGCCCACAAAAGTCACATTCGCTCTGGAAACACACTTTGCCCTTCATTCATCAGGCTCAGAGCGCATAAAGGTGAAATTCCCTGAAAATTCGCCAAAGGAATATACTGCAGGAAGACATCTTACCATACCAAATGTGAATGAATTCGAGATAAAAGATGAATTATACAGGTTCACCATTCGGGCAAAAACACCGTCCGACAGGCTTTTTATGTTCCCTATAAAAACTATATCAAAGTCAGAGGGCGGATTCGAGAGATTATATCAGGAAACTGCATTCGTGCATGTAAACGACTTTGTATTGAGCAGAGGGAAGAAAATAAACATAATATTCGAATGGAAGTTTGAAAGCATTTGA